The sequence CGCGGAAAGGTCGGACGGGATCGCGAGGGCCACGCTCTCGGTCAGCTCGGCGGCCAGCGCCGGGTTGGCGGCGGTCCAGGCTTCGTAGGTGGCTTCCCAGGCGGCGTAGGCCTGCTTGCCGGCTTCCTTCTTCTCGGCGAAGAACGCGCGAACTTCGTCGGAGACGAAGAAGTGCTGGTCCGCCGGGAGGCCGAGGCCCTTGCGGGCTTCGTCGATGAACTTGGCGCCACCTTCACCGTGGGCCTTGGCGGTGCCGGCCACTTCCGGGATGCCCTTGCCGATCACGGTCTTGGCGATGATCACCTTCGGGCGGCCGTTGTCGTCGGCCTTGGCCTTGGAAAGGGCCGCGGAGATCGCGGCGAAGTCGTGGCCATCGATGGTCACGGCGTCCCAACCCTGGGACTTGAAGTACTGCTCGGCGTCCTCGCCCTGGGTCACATCCGCCATCGCGTCGAGGGTGACGTCGTTGGAGTCATAGATGAGCACCAGGTTGTCGAGGCCGACGTGGGCGGCGAAGGCGATCGCTTCCTTGGCGACACCTTCCTGGAGGCAGCCGTCACCGTGGAGAGCGAAGATGTGCTGGTCGAAGATGACGTGGTCGGCGGTGTTGAACTTGGCGGCGGCGCGCTTGCCGGAAAGGGCGAAGCCCACGGCGTTCGCGATGCCCTGGCCGAGCGGGCCGGTGGTGGCCTCAACGCCCACGGTCTCAAAGGACTCCGGGTGACCCGGGGTGTGCGAGCCGAGCTGGCGGAAGTTCTTCAGCTCCTCGATCGGGAGATCGTAGCCGGAGAGGTTCAGCCAGGAGTAGAGGAACATCGAACCGTGGCCGGCGGAGAGGATGAAGCGGTCGCGGTTGAGCCACTTCGGCGCGTCCGGATTGTGGCGCAGGGTTTCCGAATACAGCACGGCGCCGATCTCGGCGCAGCCGAGCGGAAGCCCGAGGTGGCCGGAGGAGCAAGCGTGGACGGCGTCCATGGCGAGGCCACGGGCTTGGTTGGCGGCTGCGGAGAGCAGGGTCGTGTTCATGCGGATGAGGAGGTAGGAAGGGCGGACACCGTAGGGACCGGCAACCGGATGACAAGCGGGTTTGGAATGCCTTGTATGAATTGCCCTCAACCACCCGCCTCAAAAATTGTGACGATTGCTTCATTTTCCTCTTGAACGGGGGCCGGAGGTCGTGCTTCTTTCCGCCCGCACCGCGACCAACGACCCGTTCGTCTATCGGTTAGGACTCTAGATTTTCATTCTAGCAAGAAGGGTTCGACTCCCTTACGGGTCGCCATCTCGGCACAGAATAGCCACCGGATCTCCGGTGGCTTTCTTGTTTTCCCGCCACGCGGAAAGTGGTTTTCGATGAAGGATCGGAGCATTCGGCGAAGTATTGCCTGCAACAATGCCGCGATCTCCATTTGTTTTATACTCCCTCCTCGTGGTGGCGCCGCTGGCGTCCGCCGAGCCTCCCCAGAAGGTCTTTGAGACCAACTGCTCCGCCTGCCACGCGGTCGATCAGAAACTGGTCGGCCCGTCCCTGATCGAGATCGCCGGCATCTACGGCAAGGATCAGAAGGGCTTCCTCGCCTGGTGCATGAAGCCCGGCCACAAGCGCCCGGACGCCATCGAGATGCCCTCGATGGCCCACCTCGGCACGCCC comes from Luteolibacter sp. LG18 and encodes:
- the tkt gene encoding transketolase, whose amino-acid sequence is MNTTLLSAAANQARGLAMDAVHACSSGHLGLPLGCAEIGAVLYSETLRHNPDAPKWLNRDRFILSAGHGSMFLYSWLNLSGYDLPIEELKNFRQLGSHTPGHPESFETVGVEATTGPLGQGIANAVGFALSGKRAAAKFNTADHVIFDQHIFALHGDGCLQEGVAKEAIAFAAHVGLDNLVLIYDSNDVTLDAMADVTQGEDAEQYFKSQGWDAVTIDGHDFAAISAALSKAKADDNGRPKVIIAKTVIGKGIPEVAGTAKAHGEGGAKFIDEARKGLGLPADQHFFVSDEVRAFFAEKKEAGKQAYAAWEATYEAWTAANPALAAELTESVALAIPSDLSAKIPAFPADYKDATRSAGANVINAVAKAVPNFTTGSADLYGSTKNYIKDGGDFSATNPLGRNIWYGIREHAMGAICNGIAYDGIFRTSGATFLVFADYLRPSIRLAALSKLPVTYIFTHDSVGVGEDGPTHQPVETVSGLRVIPGLDVVRPGDAEETAGAFIAAMNRTDGPTALILTRQAIPLMNELSVDERRDGVIRGGYIVKKETGALTTILLASGSELQYAVAAAAELGDGVRVVSLPCFERFDRQSDEYRESVLPKAVTKRVAIEAGVSGLWWKYVGLEGKVVGIDRFGISAPGNTVFKELGITTASVVAAAK